A region of the Stieleria neptunia genome:
TCCGTAGACTACGCTTCTTCGCCCTCTTCCTCGGTCTCGTCGGCCGCAGCCTCACCCTTCACTTTTTCCACGTGGTAGACCACGGTTTCGCCGGGGGTGACCAAGACGACTTTTTCCGGCAGCGACAAATCCGACGCCGAGCGGTGTTCACCCAGGCCGACGCCGGTGACGTTCAATTCGACGAATTCGGGGATCGCCACGGCCGGGCACTCGACTTCGACCTCATGAGCGTTTTCGATCGCAATTCCGCCTTGCTTTCCACCGACCGGCTCGCCTTTGAATCGAATCGGCACCGAGACGGCGACCTTTTCGTTCATGTCGACTCGCTGCAGGTCGATGTGCAACACCTCGATCCCCAACGGATCGAATTGCAGATCGCTGACCAGTGCGGTCTCGACCACGTCACCTTGCAGCTCGACGATCTTGCTGTGATGCCGCAAGATCGACTCGACCGTCTTTTGCGAGATCGCGAGATGCTGGTTTTCTTGCTTGTGCCCGTACAAAACGGCCGGGACGGACCCCGCCTTTCGTAACCGGCGCGATGCTGCCGTTCCTAGGCTGCCATCACGTTTCTGGACCTGTACCACTTCCGCCATTGCGGATCACCCTGACGTCGTTAAATTCTTGTGTTTTGTTCCCTCAAACGCCACCAAAATTCTCGTTTGGGGTGCGTTTGGCACGCCGATACGTTTACGGCGAAGCGGGTAAGTATGTCAGGGCGGAC
Encoded here:
- a CDS encoding 50S ribosomal protein L25, whose protein sequence is MAEVVQVQKRDGSLGTAASRRLRKAGSVPAVLYGHKQENQHLAISQKTVESILRHHSKIVELQGDVVETALVSDLQFDPLGIEVLHIDLQRVDMNEKVAVSVPIRFKGEPVGGKQGGIAIENAHEVEVECPAVAIPEFVELNVTGVGLGEHRSASDLSLPEKVVLVTPGETVVYHVEKVKGEAAADETEEEGEEA